The nucleotide sequence GGACAGTAGGCAACGAGTTGGCTACCGGTCGGTAGCGAGTTTCTGAGCGGAAATCGACAGCGCCCCCCGGTCCGGAAGGACCGAGGGGCGCGCGCCGGGCGTCAGTTGATCAGCCGAGGCCGGGGCCCCGCACCGGGATGTGGGTGAACGTCGGCTCCGGGGCCGGGTTCTGGAAGAAGTCGTTGCCCTTGTCGTCCACCACGATGAACGCCGGGAAGTCCTCGACCTCGATCTTCCAGACCGCCTCCATGCCGAGCTCCTCGTACTCGACGACCTCGACCTTCTTGATGCAGTCCTGCGCGAGACGCGCGGCCGGGCCGCCGATCGAACCCAGGTAGAAGCCGCCGTGGCTGCCACAGGCGTCGGTGACCTGCTTGCTCCGGTTGCCCTTGGCCAGCATGACCTTCGAGCCGCCCGCCGCCTGGAACTGCTCCACGTACGAGTCCATCCGGCCGGCCGTGGTCGGACCGAAGGAACCGGAGGCGTACCCCTCGGGGGTCTTCGCCGGGCCCGCGTAGTAGACCGGGTGGTCCTTCAGGTACTGCGGCATCTCCTCGCCCGCGTCCAGGCGCTCCTTGATCTTGGCGTGCGCGATGTCGCGCGCCACGACCAGCGGCCCGTTCAGCGAAAGACGGGTCTTGACCGGGTACTTGGTCAGCTCGGCGAGGATGTCGTCCATCGGCTGGTTCAGGTCGATCTTCACGACGTCCGAGGACTCGTCGAGGTGGGAGTCCTCCGTCTCCGGCAGGAAGCGCGCCGGGTCCGTCTCCAGCTGCTCGAGGAAGACGCCCTCGGCGGTGATCTTCGCGACGGCCTGGCGGTCGGCCGAGCAGGAGACGGCGATGGCGACGGGCAGCGAGGCGCCGTGGCGCGGCAGCCGGACCACGCGGACGTCGTGGCAGAAGTACTTGCCGCCGAACTGGGCGCCGATGCCGATCTTCTGCGTCAGCTCGAAGACCTTCTCCTCCAGCTCCTTGTCCCGGAAGCCGTGGCCGGTGGCGGCGTCGCCCTCGGTCGGCAGCTCGTCCAGGTAGTGCGCGGAGGCGTACTTGGCGGTCTTGAGCGCGAACTCGGCGGAGGTGCCGCCGACGACGATCGCCAGGTGGTACGGCGGGCAGGCCGCCGTGCCGAGCGAACGGATCTTCTCCTCCAGGAACTTCATCATGGAGGCCTCGTTCAGGACCGCCTTGGTCTCCTGGTAGAGGAAGGACTTGTTGGCGGAGCCGCCGCCCTTGGCCATGAAGAGGAACTTGTACGCGCCGCCGTCGGTCGCGTACAGCTCGATCTGCGCGGGCAGGTTCGAGCCGGTGTTCTTCTCCTCCCACATGGTCACCGGGGCCATCTGCGAGTACCGCAGGTTCAGCTTGGTGTACGCGTCGTAGACGCCCTTGGACAGGGCCTCCTCGTCGCGGCCGGAGGTCAGCACGTTCTGGCCGCGCTTGCCCATGACGATCGCGGTGCCCGTGTCCTGGCACATGGGCAGGACGCCGGCGGCGGCGATGTTCGCGTTCTTGAGGAGGTCGAGCGCGACGAACTTGTCGTTCGACGAGGCCTCGGGGTCGTCGATGATCCGGCGCAGCTGGGCCAGGTGGGCCGGCCGCAGGAAGTGCTGGATGTCGTGGATCGCCTCGGCGGCCAGCGTGCGCAGCGCCTCCGGCTCGACCTTGAGGAACGTACGGCCGTCGGCCTCGAAGGTGGAGACACCTTCGGAGGTCACCAGGCGGTAGGGCGTGGTGTCCTCTCCCAGGGGGAGCAGATCGGAGTACGCAAACTCTGGCATGGGGGCCATTCCTCACTCGGCAAGACGTCGCACCGCCTCCGTTGGCAGTGCGCCCTCCAGCGTAGAACGCGGCCAGGGGCACGGTCCTGTGAGGTAAGGCTCACTTGGTCGTCCGGAACGTGACGCGACTTCGTCCACAGGGCACGGCCTGCCCCCTGGTCGCGATCTATCGCGTTTCGCTAGGCTGGCTCCGTGGACCTCGAAAAGAAGCCCGAACCCGAAAAGCAGCCGCAGCCGCAGCGGCAGGCCGCGCCCGCCGAGACGGCTCCCGCGCAGCCCGTCTTCGCCGACCCGCAGGGCGCGTTGCGCGCTTCGGACGCGGACCGGGACCGGATCGCGGACATCCTCAGGGACGCCCTGGCCGAGGGCCGGCTCGACGCGGAGGAGCACTCGGACCGCATCGACGCGGTGTACCGGGCGAAGACCGTCGGGGAACTGGAGCCGATCGTCCGCGACCTGCCGGGGGCCCGCCCCCGCCAGGAGCCCGCCCCGGACTACGCGTACGGCCCGGAGGGCGTCGACGGTCCGCCGGACAACCTCGTCGCGATCTTCTCCAGCACCACCCGTAAGGGACGCTGGCGGGTGAGCCGCCGGACGAACGCGTTCGCTCTTTTCGGGAACATCGAGATCGACCTGACCGAGGCGATCTTCGCCCAGCGGCTGACCACGATCAACGCCACGTCGATCTTCGGGAACGTGGAGGTGCGCGTCCCCGAGAACATCAGCCTGCGCGGCAGCGGCAGCGGGGTCTTCGGCAACTTCGAGGTCGTGACCCTGGAGGGCGTCGACCCGCAGGCCCCGGTCGTCGTCATCAACGGCTACTCGGTCTTCGGGAACGTCGAGGCCCGGCCCAAGCGCGGCAAGTGGATCACCGACCTCCAGGACAAGCTGCGCAAGCACCTCGGTCACTGACGCGACGGCCCGGGCGGCGGGGGCGCCGGGGGCGGCGAGGGGCGCCCGGGGCGGTGACGGTGTCGCCGGTGACCGGAATTCGTCCTCGGGTATCCGCAGAGCGGAACGGCGCCGTACGCAGTGCATAGGCGCGCGCACAGCGGGTAGGGCTGCTGCATCGCCGCTCGCTCGCGAAGCCGTCGTCAGGAGTAGACCGTGCTGCAACCGCCGCATCAGCCCCTCCAGGTCGCCGCCGTCCCCCCTCAGCGCGCCCCTGCCCGGGAGGACGAGGCCGGTCCTTGGCACGCGGAGGCGGTGTGCCGCCGGGACGAGGCCGGACTCTTCTTCGCCCCCTCGAAGGAGCCGACCGCCGCGCGGCTCGCACGTGAGGCGGCCGCCAAGCGGGTCTGCGCGGGGTGTCCCGTGATGGTCGAGTGCCGGGAGCACGCGCTGCTCCAGCCCGAGCCGTACGGGGTGTGGGGCGGTCTCACGGCGGCCGAGCGCCGGGTCGCGCTCGCCCGGCGCCGCCGGCGCGAGGTGGAGATGAGGAAGGCGGCCGCGACCGACCGGATCGCCCAGGCGGGCTGACGGGAGCAGCCGGCGGGCCCGAGTGCAGACGGGCCGGCCGGGGACGGCCGTACGTCCCTGGTGACGTACGGGAGGCGCCGTCGTCCCGTACGGGAAGGGGCGCCCCCACCGCACATGGGGGCGCCCCTCTTCGTGCCGTCCGGCGGACGGCCCCTCGCTGTGGACTACTTCGCGCGATCGAAGTCGATCTTGCTGTACGCGCGCAGCTTCGAGAGCCGGTGCGTGGAGTCGATCTGGCGGATCGTGCCGGACTTCGAGCGCATGACCAGCGACTGCGTGGTCGCCGTCTCGGCGCGGTAGCGCACTCCGCGCAGGATCTCGCCGTCGGTGATGCCGGTGGCGACGAAGAAGACGTTGTCGCCGGAGACCAGGTCGTTCGTGGAGAGCACCCGGTCCAGGTCGTGGCCCGCGTCGATGGCCTTCTGGCGCTCGGCGTCGTCCTTCGGCCACAGCTTGCCCTGGATCACGCCGCCGAGGCACTTGATGGCGCAGGCGGAGATGATGCCCTCGGGGGTGCCGCCGATGCCCATGAGCATGTCGACGCCGGTGCCCTCGCGGACGGCCATGATCGAACCGGCGACGTCGCCGTCCGAGATGAACTTGATCCGGGCGCCGGTCTCGCGGATCTCCTTGACGATGCCCTCGTGGCGGGGGCGGTCCAGGATGACGACCGTGATGTCCTCGGGAGAGGAGTTCTTCGCCTTGGCGACGCGGCGGATGTTGACCGAGACGGGGGCGTTGATGTCGACGAAGTCGGCGGCCTCGGGTCCGGTGACCAGCTTGTCCATGTAGAAGACCGCGGAGGGGTCGAACATGGTGCCGCGGTCGGCGGCGGCGAGGACGGCGATCGCGTTGGGCATGCCCTTGGCGTTGAGCGTGGTGCCGTCGATCGGGTCGACGGCGATGTCGACCTCGGCGCCGGTGCCGTCGCCGACCCGCTCGCCGTTGAAGAGCATGGGGGCTTCGTCCTTCTCGCCCTCGCCGATGACGACGACGCCGTTCATCGAGACGGTGGAGATCAGGGTCCGCATGGCGTTGACCGCCGCCCCGTCCGCGCCGATCTTGTCGCCGCGGCCGACCCAGCGGCCGGCTGCCATGGCGGCGGCCTCGGTGACGCGGACCAGCTCAAGGGCGAGGTTGCGGTCGGGGGCCTCGGGAGAAACGACAAGCTCGGGCGGAAGATGGTGGTGCTCGGTCATCGGAACGCACCTTTCTGTACGGCGACGGCCGGATAAAAGAGGGTGCTGTGACTCTATCGGTACGTCGACAAAATGAGCAGAGGGGCCCACGTATGAGCACGAGACCGTGATGCGACCATGGGGGGCGTGGCAGGTATGCGAGGCAGGCAGACGGTACGCGGGATGATCCAGTCCCTCGGGGTGATCTTGGTCGCCGCGGGAGTGATGTATCTCTTCATCCCCCACGACGAGAGCGCCGACCCGGTCAAGGCGAAGGACTACCGGGTCGAGCTCCTGACGGCCCAGCGGGCGGCGCCGTATCCGGTGCTGGCCCCCGAGGGCCTCGGCGAGGGATGGAAGGCGACGGTGGTTTCGTACAAGCGCGAGAACGCCAACGCCTGGCAGCTCGGCTTCCTCTCCCCGGACACCCAGTACGTGGCGATCCACCAGTCGACGGCGGTGCCGGGCACCTTCGTGCCGGACGTCACCCAGCGGGCCAAGAACACCGGGAAGACCCAGACGGTGGCCGGTCAGGTCTGGCAGCGCTGGGAGGGGCCGAAGTACGACGCGCTCGTCCGGGTCGACGGCGGCGCCACGACGGTCGTGACCGGCACGGCCTCGTTCGAGCGGCTCGCCGAGATGGCGGCCTCGCTCCAGTCGAAGAAGGTCTGAGGCGCGGGAAAACCGAGCCGTAGGAAATCTGAGCCGTAGGACTGGCCGTAGGAAATCCGGCCGTAGGGATACGTGAGAAGGCCCCGCACTCGTGGAGTGCGGGGCCTTCCTCGTGCTCGCCGTCAGGCTCAGACGGTGGTGACGACCTCGTCGTAGGCCAGGCGCGGGGAGCGCGGGAACCAGGCGTCCTCGCCCGGCTTGCCGATGTTGACGACCATCAGCGGGGTGTGGTCGGCGTCCAGGAACTCCTTCTGGACACCGGCGAAGTCCAGGCCGGTCATCGGGCCGGCGGCCAGGCCGGCGGCGCGGACGCCCACGATGAAGTACGCGGCCTGGAGGGCGGCGTTCAGGACGGCGGACTGCTCACGGACCGGGCGCTCGGCGAAGAACATGTCCTTGGCCTGCGGGAAGTGCGGGAGCAGGGCCGGGAGCTCCTCGTGGAACTCGTTGTCGGCGGAGAGGATCGCCACGAGCGGGGCGGTGGCGGTCTTGGCCTGGTTGCCCTCGGCCATGTGCTTGACCAGGCGCTCGCGGGCCTCGGGGGAGCGGACCAGGGTGATGCGCAGCGGGGTCTGGTTGAAGGCGGTCGGGCCGTACTTCACCAGGTCGTAGATCGCCTGGACCTGCTCGTCGGTCACCGGCTCGTCGGTGAACGTGTTGGCGGTGCGGGCCTCGCGGAAAAGGAGATCCTGAGCGGCGGCGTCAAGGGCGAGAGACATGCTGCGTACCTTCCGGACTGCAAAGGGGGTTCGCTCGTACGAAGTTCAAGCGATGTCTCGACAGTACGCCGATGATTGGTGAAAGTTCAACTAATCCATCCGGATAGTGATCCGCTTCACTCCGGAGTCTACGCCCCGGCGCGGCCTACTGGTCCCCGCCCTCCTCCCGCGCCTCCGCCGCGCGCTCCGCCGCCAGCGAGGCGTCGAGCCGGGCGCGGGCCCCCTCAAGCCGGCGCCGGCACACCTTCGCCAGCTCCTCGCCACGCTCCCAGAGCGCGAGGGACTCCTCCAGGGACGTCCCGCCCGCCTCCAGCCGCCGGACGACCTCGATCAGCTCGTCCCGCGCCTGCTCGTACCCCAGCGCCAGCTCCTCCGAGCTCGATCCCGAGCCCGATACCGCCGCCGCCGTTCCCGCCGTGTCCGATCCCGCTGCCATGTGCCGCTCCACCCTCCGTGTCCGGTTCTCTCTCGCGTCTTCCGTCGTCGTGATCAGGCCTGGTCGGGCACCCGCCGCACCGCGAACTCGCCCTCCGCGACCCTGGCCCGCAGATCCTCGCCCTCCGCGACCTCCCCGGGGGAGCGGACCACCGAGCCGTCCGCCCGCTGGAGCACCGCGTACCCCCGCTCCATCGTCGCCGCG is from Streptomyces venezuelae ATCC 10712 and encodes:
- a CDS encoding fumarate hydratase, giving the protein MPEFAYSDLLPLGEDTTPYRLVTSEGVSTFEADGRTFLKVEPEALRTLAAEAIHDIQHFLRPAHLAQLRRIIDDPEASSNDKFVALDLLKNANIAAAGVLPMCQDTGTAIVMGKRGQNVLTSGRDEEALSKGVYDAYTKLNLRYSQMAPVTMWEEKNTGSNLPAQIELYATDGGAYKFLFMAKGGGSANKSFLYQETKAVLNEASMMKFLEEKIRSLGTAACPPYHLAIVVGGTSAEFALKTAKYASAHYLDELPTEGDAATGHGFRDKELEEKVFELTQKIGIGAQFGGKYFCHDVRVVRLPRHGASLPVAIAVSCSADRQAVAKITAEGVFLEQLETDPARFLPETEDSHLDESSDVVKIDLNQPMDDILAELTKYPVKTRLSLNGPLVVARDIAHAKIKERLDAGEEMPQYLKDHPVYYAGPAKTPEGYASGSFGPTTAGRMDSYVEQFQAAGGSKVMLAKGNRSKQVTDACGSHGGFYLGSIGGPAARLAQDCIKKVEVVEYEELGMEAVWKIEVEDFPAFIVVDDKGNDFFQNPAPEPTFTHIPVRGPGLG
- a CDS encoding DUF1707 SHOCT-like domain-containing protein — protein: MDLEKKPEPEKQPQPQRQAAPAETAPAQPVFADPQGALRASDADRDRIADILRDALAEGRLDAEEHSDRIDAVYRAKTVGELEPIVRDLPGARPRQEPAPDYAYGPEGVDGPPDNLVAIFSSTTRKGRWRVSRRTNAFALFGNIEIDLTEAIFAQRLTTINATSIFGNVEVRVPENISLRGSGSGVFGNFEVVTLEGVDPQAPVVVINGYSVFGNVEARPKRGKWITDLQDKLRKHLGH
- a CDS encoding WhiB family transcriptional regulator: MLQPPHQPLQVAAVPPQRAPAREDEAGPWHAEAVCRRDEAGLFFAPSKEPTAARLAREAAAKRVCAGCPVMVECREHALLQPEPYGVWGGLTAAERRVALARRRRREVEMRKAAATDRIAQAG
- the glpX gene encoding class II fructose-bisphosphatase — its product is MTEHHHLPPELVVSPEAPDRNLALELVRVTEAAAMAAGRWVGRGDKIGADGAAVNAMRTLISTVSMNGVVVIGEGEKDEAPMLFNGERVGDGTGAEVDIAVDPIDGTTLNAKGMPNAIAVLAAADRGTMFDPSAVFYMDKLVTGPEAADFVDINAPVSVNIRRVAKAKNSSPEDITVVILDRPRHEGIVKEIRETGARIKFISDGDVAGSIMAVREGTGVDMLMGIGGTPEGIISACAIKCLGGVIQGKLWPKDDAERQKAIDAGHDLDRVLSTNDLVSGDNVFFVATGITDGEILRGVRYRAETATTQSLVMRSKSGTIRQIDSTHRLSKLRAYSKIDFDRAK
- a CDS encoding DUF4245 domain-containing protein; its protein translation is MGGVAGMRGRQTVRGMIQSLGVILVAAGVMYLFIPHDESADPVKAKDYRVELLTAQRAAPYPVLAPEGLGEGWKATVVSYKRENANAWQLGFLSPDTQYVAIHQSTAVPGTFVPDVTQRAKNTGKTQTVAGQVWQRWEGPKYDALVRVDGGATTVVTGTASFERLAEMAASLQSKKV
- a CDS encoding malonic semialdehyde reductase, whose amino-acid sequence is MSLALDAAAQDLLFREARTANTFTDEPVTDEQVQAIYDLVKYGPTAFNQTPLRITLVRSPEARERLVKHMAEGNQAKTATAPLVAILSADNEFHEELPALLPHFPQAKDMFFAERPVREQSAVLNAALQAAYFIVGVRAAGLAAGPMTGLDFAGVQKEFLDADHTPLMVVNIGKPGEDAWFPRSPRLAYDEVVTTV
- a CDS encoding exodeoxyribonuclease VII small subunit, with the protein product MAAGSDTAGTAAAVSGSGSSSEELALGYEQARDELIEVVRRLEAGGTSLEESLALWERGEELAKVCRRRLEGARARLDASLAAERAAEAREEGGDQ